The Pygocentrus nattereri isolate fPygNat1 chromosome 1, fPygNat1.pri, whole genome shotgun sequence genome window below encodes:
- the c1h12orf66 gene encoding KICSTOR complex protein C12orf66 homolog has translation MVVGGNVFALNTFWIETSYKNALDIMTEALRDEELRPVPKERAILESFFTQLGMFSFDRAKDYVEKEKDSSKSAGAIWASLLAALAHLAAAEKAYHNMTFLGQKLGGQSFFSRKDSIRTIYTSLHNELKKVVSMGRHPPGGSSPYLEELLSHLSEQLCHFTQARMEIADLYEKMHSLSSQKTVNSEELVSTLESIMQKYSSRFHHPILSRLEGSFQVEVDVLTQLLRCQAQISEWHFLPSLLNLHGAHSKLQAWGQAFERQRETRKHLFGGQSQRAAQPPHLYLWLQRLQGALLAKFTFYFHEALSRQAPPAEMKALTARTSPDYFGKLSAFIRKHDASNVSLVFDNRGSESFQGHGYHHPHSYRDAPKGMDQFPAVVSLPGGERPLTHWPNVIMIMSDRASELNSLDKVMHFYDDKVQSTYFLARPEPHFTLVVIFDGRKSEKDSHVVAFLQEISTSLRNSKPFSTLKPGSKGGSAGQAQLLLPGRPSYI, from the exons ATGGTTGTCGGTGGAAATGTCTTCGCCCTGAACACTTTCTGGATAGAGACGTCTTACAAAAAC GCTTTAGACATCATGACCGAGGCCCTGCGCGACGAGGAGCTGCGGCCCGTGCCGAAGGAGAGGGCCATCCTGGAGAGCTTCTTCACGCAGCTCGGCATGTTCTCGTTCGACCGGGCGAAGGACTAcgtggagaaggagaaggacagcagcaagagcgcCGGCGCTATCTGGGCCTCGCTGCTGGCCGCGCTCGCCCACCTGGCCGCGGCGGAAAAAGCCTACCACAACATGACTTTCCTCGGGCAAAAACTGG gtGGTCAGTCGTTCTTCAGCAGGAAGGATTCCATTAGGACAATTTACACATCCTTACACAACGAGCTGAAGAAGGTAGTATCTATGGGCCGTCACCCCCCCGGGGGCTCCAGCCCTTACCTGGAAGAGCTGCTCTCCCATCTGTCTGAGCAGCTGTGCCACTTCACGCAGGCCAGGATGGAGATTGCCGACCTATATGAGAAGATGCACTCACTCAGCAGCCAGAAAACGGTCAACTCTGAGGAGCTGGTGAGCACGTTGGAGAGTATCATGCAGAAATACAGTTCCAG GTTCCACCACCCTATCCTGAGTCGACTGGAGGGCAGTTTCCAGGTGGAGGTGGATGTCCTGACACAGCTCCTGCGCTGCCAGGCCCAGATCTCCGAGTGGCACTTCCTGCCTTCGCTGCTTAACCTGCACGGTGCCCACTCCAAGCTGCAGGCGTGGGGCCAGGCCTTCGAGCGCCAGCGTGAGACCCGCAAGCACCTGTTCGGCGGCCAGTCGCAGCGGGCTGCACAACCGCCACACCTCTACTTGTGGCTGCAGCGTTTGCAGGGGGCTCTGCTGGCCAAGTTCACCTTCTACTTCCATGAGGCGCTGAGCCGGCAGGCGCCACCGGCTGAGATGAAGGCCCTGACGGCCCGCACCTCACCCGACTATTTCGGCAAATTGTCCGCCTTCATCCGCAAGCATGACGCCTCCAACGTCTCGCTGGTCTTCGACAACCGAGGCTCAGAGAGCTTCCAGGGCCATGGGTACCATCACCCACACTCGTACCGTGATGCGCCCAAAGGAATGGACCAGTTCCCAGCTGTGGTGTCTCTTCCCGGGGGTGAGAGGCCACTCACTCACTGGCCCAACGTCATCATGATCATGAGTGATCGTGCATCTGAGCTCAACTCACTGGACAAGGTCATGCACTTTTACGACGACAAAGTCCAGAGCACGTATTTCCTGGCCCGTCCCGAGCCCCACTTCACTTTGGTGGTGATCTTTGATGGGAGGAAGTCGGAGAAGGACTCGCACGTGGTGGCCTTCCTGCAGGAGATTTCCACGTCTCTGAGGAACTCCAAACCCTTCAGTACGCTCAAGCCAGGCTCCAAAG GGGGTTCTGCTGGCCAGGCTCAGCTTCTGCTTCCAGGAAGACCATCCTACATCTAA